A genomic segment from Stenotrophomonas maltophilia encodes:
- the ribD gene encoding bifunctional diaminohydroxyphosphoribosylaminopyrimidine deaminase/5-amino-6-(5-phosphoribosylamino)uracil reductase RibD: MTTPFSVLDHLHMANALRLAERAAYTTRPNPMVGCVIAHGERVVGQGWHQRAGGPHAEVFALREAGIEARGATAYVTLEPCAHYGRTPPCALALIDAGVSRVVAAMRDPFPKVDGGGFDLLRNAGIEVAEGLMAAQARELNKGFLSRVERNRPWLRVKLAASLDGRTAMADGSSKWITGPAAREDVQHWRARAGVILTGADTVLADDPMLTVRLADTEVMPPLRVVLDSRLRSLECSRVREGGAPTLYLHDAAVSAPDAADAEFASVPCVDGRLDLGAVLALLAERGINEVHTEAGATLAGALLRGGWVDELLLYQAPTLLGDNGRPLLAGLGIDAMDQQRRLRVVDQRQVGDDIRLLLRP, from the coding sequence ATGACCACCCCGTTCTCCGTCCTCGACCACCTGCACATGGCCAACGCACTGCGCCTGGCCGAGCGTGCTGCCTACACCACCCGTCCCAATCCGATGGTCGGCTGCGTCATCGCCCACGGCGAACGCGTGGTCGGGCAGGGCTGGCACCAGCGCGCTGGCGGTCCGCACGCTGAAGTGTTCGCGCTGCGCGAGGCCGGCATCGAGGCCCGCGGTGCCACCGCTTACGTCACCCTGGAGCCCTGCGCCCACTACGGGCGCACGCCGCCATGTGCACTGGCACTGATCGACGCGGGCGTGTCGCGCGTGGTCGCAGCGATGCGCGATCCGTTCCCGAAGGTTGATGGCGGTGGCTTCGATCTGCTGCGCAATGCCGGCATCGAGGTCGCCGAAGGGCTGATGGCGGCGCAGGCACGCGAGCTCAACAAGGGCTTCCTGTCGCGTGTGGAGCGCAATCGCCCGTGGCTGCGGGTGAAGCTGGCGGCCAGCCTTGATGGCCGTACCGCGATGGCCGATGGCAGTTCCAAGTGGATCACCGGGCCAGCCGCGCGCGAAGACGTGCAGCATTGGCGCGCGCGTGCAGGTGTGATCCTGACCGGCGCCGACACGGTGCTGGCCGACGACCCGATGCTGACCGTGCGCCTGGCCGATACCGAGGTGATGCCGCCACTGCGTGTGGTGCTGGATTCGCGCCTGCGCTCGCTCGAATGCAGTCGCGTGCGCGAGGGTGGGGCACCTACGTTGTACCTGCATGATGCGGCAGTGAGTGCACCGGATGCGGCCGACGCCGAATTTGCCAGCGTACCCTGCGTTGATGGGCGGTTGGATCTTGGCGCGGTGCTGGCACTGCTGGCCGAACGCGGCATCAACGAGGTGCATACCGAAGCCGGTGCGACGCTGGCTGGCGCGCTACTGCGCGGCGGCTGGGTGGACGAACTGCTGCTGTATCAGGCGCCTACGCTGCTGGGCGACAACGGTCGCCCGTTGCTGGCTGGTCTTGGCATCGATGCCATGGACCAGCAGCGCCGTCTGCGCGTGGTCGATCAGCGCCAGGTAGGCGATGACATCAGGCTGCTGCTGCGCCCGTGA
- the nrdR gene encoding transcriptional regulator NrdR has translation MHCPFCQHADTRVIDSRVSEDGATIRRRRECEACGERFSTMETVELKLPAIVKSDGTREAFDQRKVRAGFDRALQKRAVAEDKIEAAVRAVVHQLRISGEREVPSIKVGEFVMNELRKLDHVGYVRFASVYRSFEDVADFREEIEKLERDLPSSTEQLQLLGDVIALTKKKKG, from the coding sequence ATGCATTGCCCCTTCTGCCAACATGCCGATACCCGGGTCATCGACTCGCGCGTCTCTGAAGACGGCGCGACGATTCGCCGTCGGCGTGAGTGCGAAGCCTGCGGCGAGCGCTTCAGCACCATGGAAACGGTCGAGCTGAAGCTGCCGGCCATCGTCAAGAGCGATGGCACCCGCGAGGCGTTCGACCAGCGCAAGGTGCGTGCCGGCTTCGACCGCGCGCTGCAGAAGCGTGCGGTGGCCGAAGACAAGATCGAAGCGGCGGTGCGCGCGGTGGTTCACCAGCTGCGCATCAGCGGCGAGCGCGAAGTGCCCTCGATCAAGGTTGGCGAGTTCGTGATGAACGAACTGCGCAAGCTCGACCATGTCGGCTATGTGCGCTTCGCTTCGGTCTACCGCAGCTTCGAGGACGTGGCCGATTTCCGCGAGGAGATCGAGAAGCTCGAGCGCGACCTGCCGTCCAGTACCGAACAGCTGCAGCTGCTGGGCGATGTGATCGCCCTGACCAAGAAGAAGAAGGGCTGA
- the glyA gene encoding serine hydroxymethyltransferase, whose translation MFPRDVRIESYDPELAKAIAAETQRQEDHVELIASENYTSPAVMEAQGSQLTNKYAEGYPGKRYYGGCEYVDIAEQLAIDRLKQLFGADYANVQPHSGSQANQAVYFALLQPGDTILGMSLAHGGHLTHGAKVNASGKLFNAVQYGVNDQGLIDYDEVERLALEHKPKMVVAGFSAYSQVIDWARFRAIADKVGAYLFVDMAHVAGLVAAGVYPSPLEHAHVVTSTTHKTLRGPRGGIIVAKGADEDLVKKLQSIVFPGIQGGPLMHVIAGKAVAFKEALEPGFKAYQQQVVKNAQAMANTLIARGYKIVSGGTQNHLMLVDMIGKDVSGKDAEAALGKAHITVNKNSVPNDPRSPFVTSGLRLGTPAVTTRGYVEQDCVDLANWIADVLDAPSDDAVIARVRDAVSAQCRKYPVYG comes from the coding sequence ATGTTCCCGCGTGACGTCCGCATCGAATCCTACGATCCCGAACTGGCCAAGGCCATCGCCGCTGAAACCCAGCGCCAGGAAGACCACGTCGAGCTGATCGCCAGCGAGAACTACACCAGCCCGGCGGTGATGGAAGCGCAGGGCAGCCAGCTGACCAACAAGTACGCCGAAGGCTACCCGGGCAAGCGCTACTACGGTGGCTGCGAGTACGTGGACATCGCCGAGCAGCTGGCGATCGACCGCCTGAAGCAGCTGTTCGGCGCCGACTACGCCAACGTGCAGCCGCACAGCGGTTCGCAGGCCAACCAGGCCGTGTACTTCGCCCTGCTGCAGCCGGGTGACACCATCCTCGGCATGAGCCTGGCCCACGGCGGCCACCTCACCCACGGTGCCAAGGTGAATGCTTCCGGCAAGCTGTTCAACGCCGTGCAGTACGGCGTCAACGACCAGGGCCTGATCGATTACGACGAAGTCGAGCGCCTGGCCCTGGAGCACAAGCCGAAGATGGTCGTGGCCGGCTTCTCGGCCTACTCGCAGGTGATCGACTGGGCGCGCTTCCGCGCCATCGCCGACAAGGTCGGTGCCTACCTGTTCGTCGACATGGCCCATGTCGCCGGCCTGGTCGCCGCTGGCGTCTACCCGAGCCCGCTGGAACACGCCCACGTGGTCACCTCGACCACCCACAAGACCCTGCGCGGCCCGCGCGGCGGCATCATCGTCGCCAAGGGCGCCGACGAAGACCTGGTCAAGAAGCTGCAGTCGATCGTGTTCCCGGGCATCCAGGGCGGTCCGCTGATGCACGTCATCGCCGGCAAGGCCGTGGCCTTCAAGGAAGCGCTGGAACCGGGCTTCAAGGCCTACCAGCAGCAGGTGGTGAAGAACGCCCAGGCGATGGCCAACACGCTGATCGCGCGCGGCTACAAGATCGTCTCCGGCGGCACCCAGAACCACCTGATGCTGGTGGACATGATCGGCAAGGACGTGTCCGGCAAGGACGCGGAAGCCGCGCTGGGCAAGGCCCACATCACCGTCAACAAGAACTCGGTGCCGAACGACCCGCGTTCGCCGTTCGTGACCTCGGGCCTGCGCCTGGGTACCCCGGCCGTGACCACCCGTGGCTACGTCGAACAGGACTGCGTGGACCTGGCCAACTGGATCGCCGACGTGCTCGACGCGCCGAGCGATGACGCCGTCATTGCCCGCGTGCGCGACGCCGTCAGCGCGCAGTGCCGCAAGTACCCGGTCTACGGCTGA
- a CDS encoding RcnB family protein, which translates to MRINRVMAGAVASVLALGAVAPAFADNDHRDRREWREDRREWRQDRRDWERDRREARRDYRHDRREWHRDHDRYYRPAPPRVVYRPAYGPGYGWQVGHRYRDYYRGPVYVVNDYPRYHLRRPPYGHQWIRDDRGNMLLVAIATGVIAQYVLSR; encoded by the coding sequence ATGCGCATCAATCGAGTAATGGCCGGCGCCGTGGCCTCTGTGCTGGCACTCGGCGCCGTGGCCCCGGCCTTCGCCGACAACGACCACCGTGACCGCCGCGAATGGCGGGAGGATCGCCGCGAATGGCGCCAGGATCGCCGTGACTGGGAGCGCGACCGCCGCGAGGCCCGGCGCGACTACCGCCACGACCGCCGTGAATGGCACCGCGACCATGACCGCTACTACCGCCCGGCGCCGCCGCGGGTGGTCTATCGCCCGGCCTACGGCCCCGGCTACGGCTGGCAGGTCGGCCACCGCTATCGCGACTACTACCGCGGCCCGGTCTACGTGGTGAACGACTACCCGCGCTATCACCTGCGCCGCCCGCCGTACGGGCACCAGTGGATCCGCGATGACCGCGGCAACATGCTGCTGGTGGCCATCGCCACCGGTGTGATCGCCCAGTACGTGCTCAGTCGCTGA